A genomic window from Parvularcula sp. LCG005 includes:
- the lexA gene encoding transcriptional repressor LexA — protein MLTTKQHALLVFIHERLQATGVSPSFEEMKEALDLKSKSGIHRLITALEERGFLRRLPHKARALEVVKLPDAMAAKPKKQPFVPEVIEGSRSKVPTSLRPANDGMEELSVLGRIAAGTPIAAIQHEQNRIMVPAAMLGTGEHFALEVQGDSMIDAGIHDGDTVVIQRCDDAPNGDIIVALIEDEEATLKRIRRKGNSIALEAANPAYETRIFGPNQVKVQGRLRGLIRLY, from the coding sequence ATGCTGACGACGAAGCAGCATGCGCTGCTCGTGTTTATTCATGAGCGTCTTCAGGCCACCGGCGTGTCGCCCTCATTCGAAGAGATGAAAGAGGCGCTGGATCTGAAATCCAAGTCGGGCATTCACCGGCTGATCACGGCTTTGGAGGAGCGCGGCTTTCTGCGCCGCCTGCCCCACAAGGCGCGGGCGCTTGAAGTGGTGAAACTGCCCGATGCGATGGCGGCGAAACCCAAGAAACAGCCCTTTGTGCCGGAAGTCATTGAAGGCAGCCGATCCAAGGTCCCTACGTCGCTGCGCCCTGCCAATGATGGTATGGAAGAGCTGTCCGTTCTCGGACGGATCGCGGCGGGTACACCGATCGCGGCGATACAGCATGAACAGAACCGGATCATGGTGCCAGCGGCCATGTTGGGCACCGGCGAGCATTTCGCGCTTGAGGTTCAGGGCGATTCGATGATCGACGCCGGTATTCACGACGGCGATACGGTCGTGATCCAGCGCTGTGACGATGCCCCTAATGGCGACATTATCGTCGCGCTGATCGAGGATGAAGAGGCAACGCTTAAGCGTATCCGCCGCAAGGGCAATTCGATTGCTCTGGAAGCGGCCAACCCCGCCTACGAAACACGGATCTTCGGGCCCAATCAGGTCAAGGTACAGGGGCGTCTGCGCGGCCTGATCCGGCTTTACTGA
- a CDS encoding DUF1697 domain-containing protein, translating to MTRWAAFLRGVNVGGHGKLPMKDLRARMDEAGFSDVATYIQSGNVVFDRAGEPASVEKKLSILIEDHFGLRPPMRLMTLAALIDAEAQNPYPNPAELKHVHLWFLASAPATPDLEALQALKIPGEVFVLQTDIFYLHAPEGIGQSKLADKVERHLGVSGTARNLRTVRAMLELAGRKS from the coding sequence GTGACCCGTTGGGCCGCATTTCTGCGCGGCGTCAATGTCGGGGGCCATGGCAAACTGCCCATGAAGGACCTCCGTGCGCGGATGGATGAAGCGGGCTTTTCCGATGTCGCGACCTATATTCAGAGCGGTAATGTGGTGTTTGACCGCGCCGGAGAACCTGCATCTGTCGAAAAGAAGCTTTCGATACTGATCGAGGATCATTTCGGTCTTCGCCCGCCAATGCGGTTGATGACGCTCGCAGCCCTCATTGACGCAGAAGCGCAAAATCCTTATCCCAACCCCGCCGAGTTGAAACACGTCCATCTGTGGTTTCTGGCATCTGCGCCTGCGACTCCGGATCTGGAGGCCCTTCAGGCCCTGAAAATACCGGGTGAAGTGTTTGTGCTGCAGACGGATATTTTCTACCTTCATGCCCCAGAGGGCATTGGCCAGTCGAAGCTCGCCGACAAGGTCGAGCGCCATCTCGGCGTCTCGGGAACCGCGCGAAATCTGCGCACCGTGAGAGCGATGCTTGAGCTGGCGGGCCGCAAAAGCTGA